Proteins encoded together in one Laribacter hongkongensis DSM 14985 window:
- the rplS gene encoding 50S ribosomal protein L19, which yields MNLIQQLEQEEIARLGKTIPEFAPGDTVVVQVKVKEGNRERLQAFEGVVIAKRNRGLNSSFIVRKISSGEGVERTFQAYSPLVASIEVKRRGDVRRAKLYYLRERSGKSARIKEKLVRKVKAA from the coding sequence ATGAATCTGATTCAGCAACTCGAGCAGGAAGAAATTGCTCGCCTTGGCAAAACCATCCCTGAATTCGCCCCGGGTGACACCGTTGTGGTGCAAGTGAAGGTGAAGGAAGGCAACCGCGAACGTCTGCAGGCGTTTGAGGGTGTGGTGATTGCTAAGCGCAACCGCGGTCTGAACAGCTCGTTCATCGTTCGCAAGATTTCATCGGGCGAAGGCGTTGAGCGTACGTTCCAGGCTTACTCGCCGCTGGTGGCTTCGATCGAAGTCAAGCGTCGCGGTGATGTGCGTCGCGCCAAGCTGTACTACCTGCGCGAACGTTCGGGCAAGTCGGCCCGCATCAAGGAAAAGCTGGTCCGCAAGGTCAAGGCTGCCTGA
- the trmD gene encoding tRNA (guanosine(37)-N1)-methyltransferase TrmD translates to MRIDAVTLFAPMFEALTRSGVTRRAAEQGIWSFHAWNPRDFTTDNYHTVDDRPYGGGPGMVMLCEPLQQALRQAVAAQQADGAARIRRIYLSPQGEPLTDRKVQELAGLDGLVLLCGRYEGVDERLLQSEIDEEISIGDYVLSGGELPAMVLMDAVVRRLPGVLNDAQSAEQDSFATGLLDCPHYTRPEVFDGVRVPDVLLSGNHAEIAKWRLKMALGRTRERRPDLLANRQLTKQEARLLAQYQQEHAPDNNRSSS, encoded by the coding sequence ATGCGGATTGATGCTGTCACGCTGTTCGCGCCGATGTTTGAGGCGCTGACCCGGAGCGGGGTGACCCGCCGGGCTGCCGAGCAGGGTATCTGGTCATTTCATGCGTGGAATCCTCGCGATTTCACCACGGACAACTACCATACTGTCGATGACAGGCCTTACGGTGGCGGTCCTGGCATGGTGATGCTGTGCGAACCTCTGCAGCAGGCGCTGCGACAGGCCGTGGCAGCCCAGCAGGCTGATGGGGCTGCGCGTATCCGCCGGATTTACCTGTCTCCGCAAGGCGAGCCGCTGACTGACCGCAAGGTGCAGGAGCTGGCTGGTCTGGACGGGCTGGTACTGCTGTGCGGACGCTACGAAGGTGTTGACGAGCGTTTGCTGCAAAGCGAAATCGACGAAGAAATCTCGATTGGCGACTATGTACTGTCGGGGGGAGAGCTTCCCGCGATGGTCCTGATGGACGCCGTCGTGCGCCGGCTGCCAGGCGTCTTGAATGACGCCCAGTCGGCCGAGCAGGACTCGTTTGCCACGGGACTGCTGGATTGCCCGCACTATACCCGACCGGAAGTTTTTGACGGGGTGCGGGTGCCGGACGTGCTGCTTTCGGGTAATCACGCTGAAATCGCCAAATGGCGGCTCAAGATGGCGCTCGGGAGAACCCGGGAACGGCGTCCTGACCTCTTGGCGAACCGGCAACTGACCAAACAGGAGGCACGGCTGCTGGCACAGTATCAGCAGGAACATGCCCCGGATAACAACAGGAGTTCATCATGA
- the rimM gene encoding ribosome maturation factor RimM (Essential for efficient processing of 16S rRNA): MKTQDLVVMGYVSGAFGVRGWVRIQADTEYADGLFDYPTWWIGREDSWQEYRVVEGKAQPKGVVAQLEGVDDRDVACALRGCEVAIPRSALPETGDNEFYWADLIGMAVSNPAGTAFGVVDSLMQTGANDVLVVRDGKQQTLIPFVKAFILDVDLQARRLTVDWEAGF; the protein is encoded by the coding sequence ATGAAAACGCAGGATCTGGTCGTCATGGGTTATGTGTCCGGCGCTTTTGGGGTGCGTGGCTGGGTTCGTATCCAGGCTGATACCGAATACGCCGATGGCCTGTTTGATTACCCGACATGGTGGATTGGCCGCGAAGACTCGTGGCAGGAATACCGGGTGGTCGAAGGCAAGGCGCAACCCAAAGGGGTGGTTGCCCAGCTTGAGGGGGTGGATGACCGTGATGTCGCGTGTGCATTGCGCGGCTGCGAGGTCGCCATTCCGCGTTCAGCCCTGCCGGAAACCGGTGACAACGAGTTCTACTGGGCCGACCTGATCGGCATGGCCGTGAGCAATCCGGCCGGCACGGCATTCGGCGTCGTCGACAGCCTGATGCAGACCGGTGCCAATGATGTGCTGGTCGTGCGGGATGGCAAGCAACAGACGCTGATTCCGTTCGTCAAGGCTTTCATTCTGGATGTGGACCTTCAGGCCAGACGCCTGACGGTCGACTGGGAAGCCGGTTTCTGA
- the rpsP gene encoding 30S ribosomal protein S16 yields MVVIRLARGGAKNRPFYNIVVTDSRNRRDGRFIERVGFYNPVAAEGSERIRLNSDRLAYWTGVGAQVSDAVAKLLKQQAA; encoded by the coding sequence ATGGTTGTAATTCGTCTTGCCCGCGGCGGTGCCAAGAACCGTCCGTTCTACAACATCGTTGTGACTGATTCGCGTAACCGTCGCGATGGCCGCTTCATCGAGCGCGTGGGTTTCTACAACCCGGTCGCCGCCGAAGGCTCCGAGCGCATCCGTCTGAACAGCGACCGTCTGGCCTACTGGACCGGCGTCGGTGCCCAGGTGAGCGACGCTGTGGCCAAGCTGCTGAAGCAGCAGGCTGCCTGA